TTGTTTTTATTTTATTATTCGGATTGAGGGACGCTACTTTGTTTTGGTTTAACAAATAGATAAGCAACGGCAGCAACTGCGAAAAGTGTCATTGAGACGTAGAAAGGAAATTTGATGCTATCAGTCATCCCCATGATTGCTCCAAGGAAAGCAAAAATATAGGCTGAACAGAAACCACCAATATTCATACTGGCCATAACGATACCAGAGGCAGTTGGCATTTGGCTGGGATGAACAGCGGCGCCTAAATCCATGAAAACGGTTGGGATAATAAAGGCGAAGCCAATCCCGGCAATGGTAGTGCCAATATACATAAAGGCAATAGAGCTACCAAAACCAATACTAGCCATTGCGATAGCTAGTAAGGCAAGACCGACAGCCAGCGAATTTTTATTGAAAATGCTAAAAACTTTAGCAAAAATTAAACCACCAACCATGCCACCAATGGTGAACATTGTTAACACCAGCGCTGCTTCAGCAGCACCACCCATACCAGAAACGGCAATAATGGTAGACATGTTGACTAACATTGGATAAATTAAAGCCATAATTAGAAAAATTGCAAGGGCAAAGCCGAAAACAGAACCGGGTAATTTTGGTTTTGCTTCACCAGCATTAGGAACCGGTGCAGCAGGAGGTTCTGGTAAAAATAGAATTAGAATTAATGTAATAAGTCCAAGAGCATGTGGAAGGAAAGCATATTGCCAGGCAATACCGGCAGCCATACCACCTAATAATTGGAACAGAATACCGCCGACATTGGCAATAACATTACTGAACCCCATCATTTGAGCACGAACCTCGCCATCGAAAAAGGCAATTATTAGTGCTCCACCTAGTGGTGTAACAATCCCAAGACCGATCCCAAAGATGGCACGAACGGCTAAGATGGCAGTAAAACTGGAAGTTGCCATAAAATAGGGTGCTACACCGCCACCAACAAAGAGAATCATACCGATGATCATCAGGGTTTTGTATTTAACAACCGTTCCAGCAATTCGACCGGAAATGAGTGTTGCCGGGACTGACATCAGTACTGCTAACGTAGATACCAGTAACAGAGTTGTAAATGGAACATCCGGGAATGCGGCCGCGATATTGGCAATTGCCGGAGTGATGGTTCCAACACCCATTTGAACAAAGAAAACTGATAAAACTGCAATTTTTAAGAAATTTTTGTTTTTCATAAATGTACCTCTTCTTCAAAATAGTTCTCGATTTATTGAGAGCTTTAGTTTTTTACCCATTAATTATTATAGGAATAGGTCATGTTTAATCAATAAACATTAAAAATAAGGATACTGATTTCAGTTTAACGGGTTTAGTAATGAATGCGTAATTTTGCATTAGAATGCAATTGTCAGAATTTAGAATACTTTATTACTCAGTATCGCTAA
This is a stretch of genomic DNA from Acetobacterium woodii DSM 1030. It encodes these proteins:
- a CDS encoding MFS transporter is translated as MKNKNFLKIAVLSVFFVQMGVGTITPAIANIAAAFPDVPFTTLLLVSTLAVLMSVPATLISGRIAGTVVKYKTLMIIGMILFVGGGVAPYFMATSSFTAILAVRAIFGIGLGIVTPLGGALIIAFFDGEVRAQMMGFSNVIANVGGILFQLLGGMAAGIAWQYAFLPHALGLITLILILFLPEPPAAPVPNAGEAKPKLPGSVFGFALAIFLIMALIYPMLVNMSTIIAVSGMGGAAEAALVLTMFTIGGMVGGLIFAKVFSIFNKNSLAVGLALLAIAMASIGFGSSIAFMYIGTTIAGIGFAFIIPTVFMDLGAAVHPSQMPTASGIVMASMNIGGFCSAYIFAFLGAIMGMTDSIKFPFYVSMTLFAVAAVAYLFVKPKQSSVPQSE